GCTACGACACCGACGGCCACTCTGACCACGGCTTCAACGATGAAGCGCTCAACGCTCTGTTCGTGCGCTTCAAGGAGCTGGCTGACCGCAAGGGCCAGATTTACTCTGATGACCTCCACGCTCTGGTGGGCAGCAGCGTGGAAACCTCCGAGACCTTCAAACTGGAGCGCTTTCAGATTGCGATGGGCACCGACATGCAGCCGCTGGCTTATGTCAGATTGCAAACGCCCGACGGGGTACGCGAGGCCACCGCCACCGGAGACGGCTCGGTGGAAGCCATTTTCCACGCCATCAATGCGGCCACCAGCATTGCCCCTGAATTGGAGGTGTACCGCGTGCAGGCCGTGACCAGAGGAGCCGAGGCGCTGGGCGAAGTCAGCGTGAGCGCCCGCTACGGCGAGATGACCGTCAGCGGCAACGATGTGGCCTCCGATGTGGTGGAAGCCAGCGCCCGGGCATGGTTGAGGGTGATTAACCACATCGTGGCAGGGCACACCAAGGAGAAGTCGGCGGTGACCGCAGAGACGCCCTGAAGCGTTGAGCGGTGAGTCGTAGGAGGACCGCGAGTGGGTGCGGTCCTCTTTTCTGGATGGGGTCATCGTCCAGGCCACGCCATCAGCGGGGACCAGCATCGTGCCGAGTGCCGTTCAGACGAGGCCGAAGGTTACCGGAAACCGGGAATTTGTCAGACACGGCTCAGAACCTGGCGCTTATCATGGGGCGTGGCGGCCCACGACTTCAGCCTTCATCTGCCCGCCTACGATCCTTACGGTGAGGCGGTGCGGCGGCGGCTCTATATCGGCGCGGTCTCCTTCGGTGTTCTGCTGCTGGGTGGAAGCGTCGCCTTGCAGTGGTGGCTGAACCTGCGAGAACCTTATCTGCTCTATATCGCGCCGCTACTCCTGATCCTCGGTCTGGCGGATTTGTGGTGGCTGCTGACGAAGAGGTCACTGGCTGTTGCCGAGATTGTGGGAATCGGGGTGCTGGCCGCCGCGACGGTTGTGCATGTGGCGCTGGTCAGCCTGGGGCCGCAGCCGCAGGGCGCTTACCCGAACAGTGGCCCCTACTGGACAGTGGTCTGCGTTTGTACACTGGCTTTTCTGGCCCTGCCGCCGCGCCGCGCCGCTACCTTCAATCTGGCGTTCGTGGTTCTGGCGGTTGCGGTGCCCTGGGTCTTGCCGGGTAGTCAGGTCAGTCATTTTGCCGCCGGACTGGTGCGGTTGCAGCTCAACGCCGTGATCGTGGTGCTGCTGATCTGGGGCCTGGCGTGGTTTCGCGCCCAGCACGCCAGCCAGGCGGAGACCCAGGAACTGCTGCGCCAGATGGCCTTCACGGACGCTCTGACCCGGCTGCCTAACCGCCGCGCCGTCTACCCGGCGGTGGACGCCCTTTTATCGGACGCGGCGCGGGGTCAGAGCGGGTCTCTTTTTCTGGTGGACCTCGATCACTTCAAACGCATCAACGACCAGTACGGGCATAGCGTCGGCGACGAGGTGCTGGTGGCGGCGGGGCAGGTGCTGCGAAACTGCGCCGCTGAAGTCGGCGCGAATCCGCCCACGGTGGGGCGCTGGGGCGGCGAGGAATTTATCGTGGTGATGCCGGGCACGACGCCCGAAAGTGCCCGAGTGCGCGCCGAGCAACTGCTCGCGGAGTTCCGTGCCTGGTCCTGGCCGCACGGCCTGCGGGTCACCGTGAGCATCGGGTCGAGCAGCGTCCGCAGCGGTGAGGAATTCAGCGCTCTGCTGGCCCGCGCCGACGAGGCCATGTACGCGGCCAAGTCGGCAGGCCGTGACCGGGCCGTGGCGTCCGGCAGTGCGGCCCTGGTCTTTCCGCATTGAACCCGGCCCGGTCTTGTCCGCCCCTTTCGCCTGTCCTGGTTCTTCTGTCAGACTGTCCTTATCATGATTGCCGTTCTGATTGTTCTGGTGGTGTTCGGCAGCATCTTCGGCGGCTCGGCGCTGATCACGTCCATTGCTGGACAAAACAAGCTGCGTCTCTTGCAGGAAAAGCGGGCCATTGCCGAGCTGGAGACGGCGGCCAAGCGCCCCGCGCCGCTGCTTGCGCCCACGCTGAGCGATCCCCACGCTGCCCCAGTGCTGGCCCTGAAATTACCGGAGCCGCAGCGCAGCCAGGCCCTCGGCCTACTGTGTCAGATTCAGGACGCGCCCGCTGGCCTCGACGCCCGCAGCACCTACCTTGTCAAGCAGACCCAGGCCGATTACCTGCCGCAGACCCTGCGCGCCTACCTCGACCTCACGGACGGAGCACGGCAGCGGCTGGCCACACAGGGCATGGACGCCCAGACGCTGCTCTCGGAACAGCTTGACCTGATGACCCAGGGTGTGCGCGAGGCCCTGAAGCTCGATCACGCCGCCGCAGACCGGATGCTCACCCAGGGCCGGTTTCTGCGCGAGCGCTTTCAGGGGGCTGCGGAACTGGGCGAGTTGAGCCTGCCTGAACCCCACAGCCGGGTGCCGCTCGACAAGGTGTAGCCGGGGCTGCCGCTACGGCTGGGTCAGCACCAGCGCTCCGCGCCCCGGCACGCTGAAGGTCTGCGACTCGCCCACGACGTAGCGGTGGCCGCTCAGGGCGTCCAGGTAGCCCCCCGGCGTCAGGCCGCTCAGACTCAGATCGCTGGCGTCCTGGCCGGTATTCATCAGCACGTAGGCGTACGCGCCCGCGTCCTCACGGCGGTAGGCCAGCAGATCACCCTGGGCGTGCAGCACTGCGAAGCTGCCGCGCCGGAGGGCTTTGCTGGCGTGCCTGGCGGCGGTCAGGGTCTGAATCAGATGCAGGGTCTGACGGTCCCAGCTTTCCGGCTGGTCCCAGGGAAAGGCGCGGCGGCAGTCCGGGTCGGGGCCGCCGGGCAGGCCGATCTCGTCGCCGTAGTAGATGCAAGGCGCGCCGAGATAGGTCATCTGAAAGATGGTCGCCAGCCGAAAGGCCGAGGCGTCGCCGCGCACCGCCGTCAGAAAGCGGGCGGTGTCGTGGCTGTCGAGCAGATTGAGCTGCGCCTGAATGACCTGCGGATCGTAAGACCGCGCCACCTCAGTCACGCGCTGGGCGAAGGTGGCGGTGTCCAGCGGCTCCAGATGTTCGATGCCGGACACTTCGTTCATGGCGTTGTCCAGCGTTCTGGCCCCGAAGTACGCCAGACAGGGGCGGGTGAAGTTGTAGTTCATCACCGCGTCGAACTGATCGCCCGAGAGCCAGCGCTGGGCGTCGCCCCAAATCTCGCCCACGATGTAGGCGTCGGGGTCGATGGCCTTAACCCGGCGGCGAAACTCCTGCCAGAACGAATCGTCGTCGATCTCGTTGGGCACGTCCAAGCGCCAGCCGTCGATGCCGAAACGCATCCAGTATTCGGCCACGCTCCACAGAAACTCGCGCACCGGGGAATTGGACGTGTTGAATTTGGGCAGCGCCCGGTTGCCCCACCAGGCGGCGTAGTTGGCCGGGTGCTGGTGCTCGTAGGGATAGAGCGGCCAGGCCTGGACATGAAACCAGTCGCGGTAGGCACTGTGTTCGCCCTGTTCGAGCAGGTCGTTGAACTGAAAGAACCCGCGCGAGGCGTGGTTGAACACCCCATCGAGGACCACCTTCATGCCGCGCGTGTGGGCCGCGTCGATCAGGGCATGCAGTGCCTCGTCGCCGCCCAGCATCGGATCGACCTTGAAGTAGTCGTGGGTGTGGTAGCGGTGGTTACTGGCCGACTGAAACACCGGGCAGAAGTAGAGCGCGTTGACACCCAGGCCCTGGATGTGGTCCAGGCGCTCGATGACGCCCCACAGATCGCCGCCCATGTAGTCGTGGAAGGTGGGCGCTTCTCCCCAGACTTGCAGGTGAAGATTCAGGTTCTGGCGGCCACTGCGGGCAAAGCGGTCGGGGAAGATCTGATAGAAGACGGCGTCTTTGACCCATTCGGGCGTGCGGATACTCACGTCTGCGAGTCTACCTGCTGGGGGCCAGATTGATTCGACATGAAGCTGTCCCGCCCCGCTTGCACAAACGCTTCAGCCTCGGCGGGCGTCCGGATGTCGCCCAGCGCCGCCGCCTCGTTCACCGCGCGTATGACCTCGCCAACGACAGGTCCCGGCGGGATATTTAGCAGCGCCATCACCTGGCGGCCACTGAGCAGCGGTGGCGGGGGTGCGGGCCGCTCCTGCTGCGCCGAGAGTATCTGCTCGAAGCCGAGCTGGTAGGCGAGGCGGGTCTGCGGCGTGCTGTGCGGCCCGCGCGAGGCCTCGCGGTCGGCCAGCATCAGGCCCAGCAAATCGGGCAGCAGGGGGCGGCGACGGTGCACGAAGCGGCTGGCCTCGCGCTCGGTGGTGGGTAGGTGGACCATGTGCGCTCCCACCAGGGCACTGACCCGCTCGGTAAGACCACGCGGCTGCTTCAAGCGGGTTAGCATCTCGGCAGTCATTTGCGCGCCCACTTCGGCGTGGCCGTAATAGGTATTGCGCCCGGTGTTGGGGTTGACACCCCGCGTGCGCGGCTTGCCCACATCATGCAGCAGCGTGGCCCAACGCAACGCCAGATCGGCGTCGGGAAAGCGGGCCAGCAATTGGTGCAGCGCCTCGATGTTGTGGTGCAGCACGTCCAGATGGTGAAAGCCGCCCTGCACGACGCCTGCGCCCTCCAGCAGTTCTGGCAGATAAAGGGCCAGCAGGTTCAGCTCTTTAAGCAGCAGAACGCCACTGGCGGCGCGGTCCGAGAGCAGCAGGGCATTCAGCTCGGCTCCTGAGCGCTCGGCGGCGGGCAGCGGCCAGTGCTGGGCCAGTGCCTCAGCCGCTAGATGCTGCACGCTGAGGCGGGTCTGGGCTTCCAGCCGAAAATCGAGTGTGGTTGAGAGCCGCGCCGCCCGCAGCAGCCGCAGCGGGTCGTCTCTGAGATTCTGCTCGCTGATCATTCGCAGGCTGCGCCGCCGGAGGTCGGTCAGGCCGCCCGCCGGGTCGGTAACGCGCCCGGCCTGGTCCATCGCCAGCGCGTTGACCGTGAAATCGCGCCGCAGCAGTTCGCTGCCGAGGTCGGCTGGCAGCGGCACGAAGTCGTGCTGCACGCCGCCGACGATGGCCCGCCAGTGGCCACGCCGCTCGTCGAGGGGGAAGGCCGCGCCGCCTGTGCCTGCCGTCCAGCGGGCCGCCTGTGCGGGGTCGGGCGCGGCCCAGTCGTAATCGCTGGGCATCTGGCCGCGCAGCAGGTCGCGGGCCGCGCCGCCGACTAGGAGCGCGCCGGGCGGAAAGGCGGGCAGCTTCACTCGGTGCGGCATCTGCGGCCAGCATAGCGCCGCGCCGCTGGACAAAGCGCCGGAGCAGGTGCTAGGCTTCGTGGCGCTGGGGGCATAGCTCAGCGGGAGAGCGCCTGCTTTGCAAGCAGGATGTCCACGGTTCGAATCCGTGTGCCTCCACCAGCATAAAAGGCCGTCTAGCACGGCCTTTTTTCATTCCTTGAGTTTTCAGTTAGGCGCTCAATTCCGCCTGAAATGCGTAACCCGTGCGTAATGGCCTTACCCGGTCTTGCCTTCCAGCATGTCACCCAGCCCCAGCGCCCAGCCTTCGCGCTCGCCCTGATAGACCGTCCGGTACTGGCTGAGCGTGAAAGCGACGGTGCTGTGACCAAGCTGCTTGCTCACCACTTCCACCGGAATACCGCGCTGCAAGCTCAGTGAAGCGTAGGTGTGCCTCAGCCCGTGAATGGGCAGGAAGCGCACGCCCGCTGCCTCGCACAGCCGGGTCATGTCACGGCGTAGGTTGTTGGGCCGCAGGGTGCCGCCGTGCAGGTTGGTGAAGATCCGTCCCGAGTCTGCCCAGCCTTCGATGGCCTCGGCGGTCATGGCCTGGCGCTCACGGTGCCGGGAAAGCAGTTCAAGGGTTTCTCCCGACAAATGCACTGTGCGGCGGCTGTTGACCGTCTTGGGAGCGCTGATACGGATGGTGCCGCCCGTGTCGCTGATGGTCTCGCGCACGGCCACCGTCTTGGCCTTGAGGTTCAGGTCGGCCCACTTGAGGCCGCAGACCTCGCCGCGCCTCATTCCGGTGCCGAGCGCGAACTCGAACCACGCGCCGTGCGGGTCGGCCCGGCAGGCGGCCAGGAACGACGCGGCCTCGTTGGGCGTGAAGGCGGCCAGCTCCTCGCTCTCGCGTTTGCGGGGCGGGTTGGGCCGGACGATCTCGGCGACGTTGCGAGTGACGATCTCCAGTTGCAGGGCGTGCTTCAGGGAGGTCAGCAGGAGCTGATGGACTTGCCGCTGGCTGGCCGCGCCGAGGTCTTTCTTGTTCAGGCTGTCGAATAAGGCCCGGAGGTCGGCAGGGGAGAGCTTCTGGAGCCTTTTCTCGCCGATGGCAGGCCGGATGTAGAGCCTCAAGGCCCGCTCCTGCACTTCGTGGGTGCGGTAGGCGCGGCTGGTCTTGCGGCCTTCAAGCCATTGGGTGAGGTATTCGGTGACAGTGACAGTGCTGGGGTCGGCGATGCCGCCGCGTGTGGCGTCCGCAATCAGTCCAGCCAGGGCTTGCTGTGCGAGGGTTTTGCTGGCGGCCATGCCGGAAAAGCGGCGGCCTTCGATCATGAGTTCCCAGCGGAACCGGCCCGAGGGGAGCTTCCGGACTGAGCCTTGACCATTGCCGCGTTTGGTCATGGGCGCAGAGTCCTCTGGCAGAAGTTTCTATCGTCCTGGCGCAAATTAAGACACATTTTGAGGACTCCTAAGGGAAGCGGTTGACAAGCGGTGTCATACGCTATACATTCGTTCTACGGGGCCGCCTTATGGGCGGTCTTCGCCTTTTTGTGGCGAGATAGTGTTTATAGCTTCCCAAGCCTCTAGGACGCCATCTTTCAAAATAGGAATGTAACCCGCTTTGGTATTGCCCAATATTTTGATGACCCGATTTAAGAATTCATCGGGTGTTACTAGGTATTGGTTCGTAAAATCAGGATGGAATTTTTGTAGCTCGTAAAAGGCGGTGGAGTACATTGCGGCTACTGAAATTTGATCATATCTACGGTCTGATCTTTTCCTCCGCCATATATGACCTACATCTGCTGAGCATATTCTGGGTGGTCCCCATCTAATCCTTGCTGCTTCCAGCATTGGCTCAAAGGGGGGGTTCTGTCCATTTTTGAGACGTACCTGTATTAGCTCATCTCTGAAATGACCGTAGGCAATCAGGTCGGCAGCCTGGCTCAGAGGCTCATTGTCAGTATCTTCGACTCGCCTAACAGAAGAAATTTTGGGAAGAGCAAGATGTTGCCTGATGAAATCGAATACGATCTCATCATTAAGCCCATCAGAACTGCTGAATGGGTCCAGAAATACCTGTGCCTCACCGTCAATCTGGCGCATAATTTCTTGGATCATCCCAAAGCAATCAAATACTGGCCTGATTAGTACAGAAGAGGCAGCAGATAAATATTTCTGATGATATGATTTTTTCTTCCCTTTAGTATTAAGTTTTATGAAACTGGACTCTTTCGTTGACAATTCTGTTTGGAAGCCATATGTGACAGAAGATTTATACGATTCTCTTCTGTAGATCGCAGATAGACCGCCAGCTCCGCCCTTTACTTTTGACAGAGCGTTTAATATGTCAAAGGCTCTGATAAACCACTCTTGGGTAAGTGCCTGATCTACGTTGAGATATGGATTGGGCATTTTCCTATACGTTTCCGGCCTACTAGCGCCAAACATCAATCTTGCATGAAGTGGAGGAAGATGACTCAGATCAAGGGCGGCTTTTATATCTCCTCTTAATAAATTCCACTCGTCGTAGAATTTTTCTAGAAGATCATTTCTCAGTCCTATGGCTGCAATGATAAGAAAAGGGAACTGACCTTCTCTAAAAGTTTTATCTGGATTTAGGAAGGGTTCAATACCACCAGAATCGTCAAAGGCAAAGGTATAGTTTTTTTCCTCTCGCGTTTTAGCCATTTGTGTCCTGCATCTTGAGGGTGAAGCGAGTGACAGGCGTGAACTGGGAGAGCGGGGCACGCTGGCCGCGCTGAATGGGTTGATAAGTCACAATTCCTCTTTCGGTGGCAGGCCCATGTCCCCACCCTCGTCCAGTGTCGTCAGCGCCTCCAGAATCGCTTCGGGATTCGCAGGCTGCTGCATGATCTCCGCCTGGGTATCGACCCGGTTGCGGACATCTGGCAGGTCACGGCGCAATTCCTCGAAGAGTTGAATCAGCTTGGCGGTGCGCTGCTCGGTCAGCACGATGAATTGCAGCTGGAGCTGCGCCCGCTGCTCGGCCAGTTGCGCCTGGCGTGACTGCGAAACCAGTACGGTGGCCGCCACCAGCAGGCCCAGCGCACCGATCAGGCCCTGAAGCCAGAAGAAAGGCGGCTCATCCCAGGGTTTGCGGGTGGTGAACTTCAGGTCAAGGTTGAGACCGATCCACATCATGAACAGAATGCCGGAGGTAATGACGAACGCGGGGCGGCTGAGCAGCACACCGAACTGCTCAATAGGCCGGTGAAGATTGGTGAGGCCCAGCTCGGCCTTCTGGCGCAGGAGTTCGTTGACGGTACTGTTTTCTTGCAGCAGCTGGGTGACGCCTTCGTCATGGTCTTCACTCACCTTGGTGGTCTCCTTGAGCTTGCCGTCTTCCGAAGCGTCTGTCCAGTTGCAGATCGGTCATTTGGGAGCGACAGGCCGGTGGTTGATCTGCTGGACGGCCCAGCTGTTCCCGTCCGGGTCTTTGAAGAACAAAAAGCCGACGTAATTGAGGTCTTCTTCAGGCTCAGCTGGGCGGGGGGCGGCGCTGCCCATGACCTGGATCTCGCCGACCTCCACCTGGTGGTCGAGCAGTTCGGCGCGGGCCGCCCGCACATCGCTCACTGTCAGTTGCAGGCCGTGGAGTGAGCCGGGGGTCATGGCCTGGCCCGCGCCCAGAACAATCGAGCAGCCGGAGCCTCGTGGCGTGAGTTGCACGATTCGGCGGCTGGGACCCACCTTGATGTCGTGATCGAGCTTGAAGCCGAGTTGCTCAGCGTAAAAGGAGAGGGCGCGGTCGATGTCCGTGACCGGCACCACGACGACTTCCAGTTTCCAGTCCATTTACTCCTCCCCTTTAGCTCAGCGTCCTCTGATTGGTATGGCCGCGTCAGCTCACGGTCCCCAGTGCCTTCTCCGACCGGGGCGGCAGCTCGGCGTGGGAACGGGGGCGTGAAGGTGATAAGGGGAGTGCGCTGCCCGCGCTGGAGGGTAGGGCGGGTCATGGCTTAGTTGTCCAAGAAGTCAAGGTAAAGCGTGTTGTCTTTCTTGACGTACTGGCACTTGAATTGAGTTCTGACCGTGCCGCCGAATGAGTTCTCGCTCTCGACCCAGGAGCGCCACATTGCACCCACCGGCCCGACTAGCGGCTGGTTATCCATGCCCTCAAGGAAGCCGGGAAAGCGGGCCGTGTCGGGCAGCTTGAGGCGCTCGCGGGCCTGACGCTGGCAGGCGACGATCATTTCGGCAGGTTCAATCGATGTATTTGCTTTTTTGATGGCCGCCGCTCTTTCCTCTGCCGCATCCTGGGCGGCGCGAGCTGTCGCAGCTTTGGCATCGGCGGTGCGTTGCTGGGCGGCGGCGGCAGCGACTTGCTGGGCCTCGGCTACGCGCTTGGCTTCAGCGACTTGCTTCTCGGCGGCGGTCATGGTGGCACTACTGATGGCACTGAAGACGATGACGGCAGCCACAGCTTGCCAGGCTCGCTTGCTCGCGCCTGGGCGTTTGCGCCTTGCTTGGATGATGAAGACGATCATGGCGAGAAAGGCCAGGGCGCTCAGCGTACTGAAAAATGAACTCACGGTTTCTCCTTTTCCATCTGAGCTTTATCTACTCGGCAGACTGCTGGGCGACGTCTTACAGAATCCCGACTTCACTCCTCAATTAGCCGATGTAACGGATCTTGCGCGGCCCCAAATAAGCGGCATACACGCTGCCCAGCGCTATCGCCTCGTCTAGGTCGTAAAAAGGTGGGACATCGGGATTGTCGCTCAGCAAGCAGTTTCTGCCGCGTCCATCCACGCCCCGGCGCTTGACCATTACGCCATAAGGCGTCTGGAAAGCGCACGGCAAATGCGTGCTGTACGCTTCGGATGGATTGATTAAAATGATGTCGCCGTTTTTGATCGTGGGTGACATGCTGTCGCCACTGACCAGCCATGCCTCTGTTAAGGCTGTGCGTTGGCTTGGTAACAGTCGAAGTGGTGCTCCCGCTTCGAAGTCAACTCCCCAATCTGAAACGGGAAACTCTAGTCGCGAGGCATAGGCAACGCCAGAAAGAACCAGCGGCTTGTAGGTAGGAACAGAACGGGGGAACACGTGACCGAGTTGATAGAACATTCAGTGCCTCCAAGGGCAAAAACCGGGTTAGTTTCCGTAGTTATTGAAGTCGCTGAATACGCGGTACACGTGGCCCACGATGGTGACCTTACTTGGGGAGATTAGTTGCCCCGAGAGTGCAGGGCTGTCGGCAACGAAGGCCGCCCCTATGGAAGTTTCTACATAGCGGCGGATCATGACTTTTGATTCCTGCACGATGGCGTAGAGATTGTCTGGTATGGGTGCCGTTTCGTCGGTGCGAACGAAAACGATGTCATCCGGGTGAAGACTGCGGCCCATGCGTTCCATGTCCGTATCTTCGATAAGCAAGGCCCTAGTGAATGCCTGATCATCGCCTCGGCCTGGGGGTAGCCAGGCGTACTCAAAAGGCGTGGCGTCTTTCTCAACCAAGCTATTAAGTTTGTAGACCGGCTGTTGCTGGTACTCGGTATGCATTTGCTGAGTCTGGATAGATTCCATGTAGGCTCCAAGCCCAAAATCAACACCAACAGCTCTTTCGAGTTCCGCAAGAGTCCATTGGAGACCGCGTGCCAGGGCGGCAAGACGAGCAGCTGTCAGATTGCCAAGCTCGTATTTTCCGTTCTCTAGCTCACTGATGGTCGTTTGGTTAAGGACTTCGGAGCGTGCGGCAGCTTCTTCCTGGCTAATTCCAAGCTCGGCTCGACGCACCCTTAAAGCCCTTGCCCATGCAGGCAAATTGGCATTCGATGCCCTCTTTGCGCGTGGCATGTTTGTCATTCCCCAGGTCTCTGCAGTCGCCATAGTACCCATATCCCCATACCCATATCACAATACTAGTTACGGGTCTACAGGTTGTCCAATGGCAAAGCCTTACCGATATTGACGTATTACCCGCTAAGCCTTATTCTATGGGTATGCGAATGAAACGACTGAAGGAGCACCGGCGAGCACGGGGGCTGTCGCAAGACGGCCTAGCACGTGCAGCTCATGTTTCTAGTCCGTTTGTGGCAGCGCATGAACGCGGTTTGCCGCGCAACACGCACATTGACGTTGCGGTGCGGCTTGCCACGGTCTTGGACATTCCGGTCATGGAGCTGTTTGCTGCTGAGGATATTAAGGCTTTGCAAATAAATACCGAGGCAAATTCCACCTATGCAGACCGGATTGAAGCGTCGGCCTAGCCGACAAAACAAAGCCCCGGCAGTGAAGGGCCGGGGCAACTACAAAAAGGAGTTTTACAGTGACCACCCTAGCAGAAACGTACAACGGATTTGAGATTTACCAGACCAATTCCCGTCTTGCCTGCGGCTGGTTCGTCGCTGGCCTCCGCCGCCCCTGCCGCAGCCTCGCTCACGGCAAGCAGATCGTGGACGCCCACCTGAGCGCCAAAGCCTCCCAGCCGCAGGGCGTGAGCATCGTGGCCGTGATGGACGGGGGCAACATGCTCAGTGCTGGCGAGTGCCGCAACCGCATTGAGCGCCAGCGCGGCGTGTGGGCAGGCCGGAAGGCGGCAGGACAGTGAGCGCCCCCATCTACACCGCTGACATTCTCAGCGACGAGTGGGGCGGTTTCGAGGTTGCCCAGATCACGGTGGAGAACTGCGTGTTGCCCATTTGCCTCAGCCTGCCGCGCACTGCGGTTGAGGGTGCAGCGGCGGGCGCGGATCTGGTGATGGCCTCGAAGTTCCTGACGGCCCGCGAGGCCCGGCTGCTGGCTGCCCACCTGATCGAAGCGGCGCAGGCGGCGGAAGGTGCGGCGAGCGTGCCCATGACCCGTGAGCAGCAAGCCTTCGAAGCGGCGGTGCGCGGATGATCACCCTCATCCAGGCCCACCCGCTCAGCGAGGCCAGCCGCGCCGCAGACGCTGCCTATGCCGGGTACTTCATGGCTGTGCGTGAGGGTGTCTGGCTGTGGCGCACTGGTGCGGCGCAGGAAGCGAAAGACGCCTGCCGTGCTGAGAAGGAAGCGGCTTACAGCAAGTGGCGGCAGCTCATCAGCGAGATCGGGAGTGGCGCTTGACTTCCCGCCTGGCTTTCAACCTCGGCGCGGCCCTGATCTTCGCTGGCATCGCCCTGCTGCTGACCCTCGACGCTTTCACCGGCCTTTCGCTGGCTGCTGTGGGCCTGATCGGGCTGGCCCTGGTACTGGCTGGAGTGGTTCTGACTCAACGCGCTGAAGTACCGGCCCTGGAGGCGACGAAATGACCGCGATTGAAACCCGACCGCAGAACATGCCCCTCGCACAGCCCGGCGATTTCAGCCGCGAGCAGATCGACCTGATTAAAAATACTGTCGCTGTCGGCTGTACCGACCTTGAGCTGGCGCTGTTCCTTGAAGTCTGCAAAAGCACGGGTTTAAGCCCCTTCGCTAAGCAGGTGTATGCCATCAAGCGCAAGTCAGGCCGCGAAGACAAGATGACCATTCAGACTGGCATCGACGGTTACCGCCTGATTGCCAGCCGCACCGGTACGCACCTCGGCACGTCTGACCCGGAGTTCGGGCCGCTGAATGCTGAGGGCTATCCAGAGTGGGCGCGGGTGGTTGCTCGGCGGTTGGTGCAGGGCCATATCGCGGAGTTCCCGGCGACGGCCCGCTGGAGCGAGTACGTTCAGACCAAGAACGAATGGAAAAACGGTCAGGCCACCGGCAACAAAACCGTTTCCGACATGTGGGCCAAGATGCCTTACACCATGCTGGGAAAGTGCTGCGAGGGATTGGCCCTGCGGAAAGCCTTCCCGGCTGAGCTTTCTGGCATCTACACCGACACCGAAATGGCCCAGGCGGACAATCCCGCCCCGGCTCCCCAACAGGCTCAGCCCCGCACGGTGGATGTGACCCGGCAGATTGTCCAGGCGACGAATCCGAACGCCGCTCTTGAGGCTTGGGTGGTCAAGATCGGCGAGGCCGGAACAAAGATCAACGGTCTGGGAGGCCGTGAGCGGGCTGTCGCGGCGCTGGCGCACTTCCCCGACTGGCGCAAGGATGTTGAGCAGGCCAGAAGCGCATTCGACGCGCTGCGCGAGGTCGGCAGGCAGATCAAAGAAGAG
This portion of the Deinococcus rubellus genome encodes:
- a CDS encoding GGDEF domain-containing protein → MAAHDFSLHLPAYDPYGEAVRRRLYIGAVSFGVLLLGGSVALQWWLNLREPYLLYIAPLLLILGLADLWWLLTKRSLAVAEIVGIGVLAAATVVHVALVSLGPQPQGAYPNSGPYWTVVCVCTLAFLALPPRRAATFNLAFVVLAVAVPWVLPGSQVSHFAAGLVRLQLNAVIVVLLIWGLAWFRAQHASQAETQELLRQMAFTDALTRLPNRRAVYPAVDALLSDAARGQSGSLFLVDLDHFKRINDQYGHSVGDEVLVAAGQVLRNCAAEVGANPPTVGRWGGEEFIVVMPGTTPESARVRAEQLLAEFRAWSWPHGLRVTVSIGSSSVRSGEEFSALLARADEAMYAAKSAGRDRAVASGSAALVFPH
- a CDS encoding glycoside hydrolase family 13 protein — protein: MSIRTPEWVKDAVFYQIFPDRFARSGRQNLNLHLQVWGEAPTFHDYMGGDLWGVIERLDHIQGLGVNALYFCPVFQSASNHRYHTHDYFKVDPMLGGDEALHALIDAAHTRGMKVVLDGVFNHASRGFFQFNDLLEQGEHSAYRDWFHVQAWPLYPYEHQHPANYAAWWGNRALPKFNTSNSPVREFLWSVAEYWMRFGIDGWRLDVPNEIDDDSFWQEFRRRVKAIDPDAYIVGEIWGDAQRWLSGDQFDAVMNYNFTRPCLAYFGARTLDNAMNEVSGIEHLEPLDTATFAQRVTEVARSYDPQVIQAQLNLLDSHDTARFLTAVRGDASAFRLATIFQMTYLGAPCIYYGDEIGLPGGPDPDCRRAFPWDQPESWDRQTLHLIQTLTAARHASKALRRGSFAVLHAQGDLLAYRREDAGAYAYVLMNTGQDASDLSLSGLTPGGYLDALSGHRYVVGESQTFSVPGRGALVLTQP
- a CDS encoding HDIG domain-containing metalloprotein; this encodes MPHRVKLPAFPPGALLVGGAARDLLRGQMPSDYDWAAPDPAQAARWTAGTGGAAFPLDERRGHWRAIVGGVQHDFVPLPADLGSELLRRDFTVNALAMDQAGRVTDPAGGLTDLRRRSLRMISEQNLRDDPLRLLRAARLSTTLDFRLEAQTRLSVQHLAAEALAQHWPLPAAERSGAELNALLLSDRAASGVLLLKELNLLALYLPELLEGAGVVQGGFHHLDVLHHNIEALHQLLARFPDADLALRWATLLHDVGKPRTRGVNPNTGRNTYYGHAEVGAQMTAEMLTRLKQPRGLTERVSALVGAHMVHLPTTEREASRFVHRRRPLLPDLLGLMLADREASRGPHSTPQTRLAYQLGFEQILSAQQERPAPPPPLLSGRQVMALLNIPPGPVVGEVIRAVNEAAALGDIRTPAEAEAFVQAGRDSFMSNQSGPQQVDSQT
- a CDS encoding tyrosine-type recombinase/integrase → MIEGRRFSGMAASKTLAQQALAGLIADATRGGIADPSTVTVTEYLTQWLEGRKTSRAYRTHEVQERALRLYIRPAIGEKRLQKLSPADLRALFDSLNKKDLGAASQRQVHQLLLTSLKHALQLEIVTRNVAEIVRPNPPRKRESEELAAFTPNEAASFLAACRADPHGAWFEFALGTGMRRGEVCGLKWADLNLKAKTVAVRETISDTGGTIRISAPKTVNSRRTVHLSGETLELLSRHRERQAMTAEAIEGWADSGRIFTNLHGGTLRPNNLRRDMTRLCEAAGVRFLPIHGLRHTYASLSLQRGIPVEVVSKQLGHSTVAFTLSQYRTVYQGEREGWALGLGDMLEGKTG
- a CDS encoding DUF1003 domain-containing protein; translation: MSEDHDEGVTQLLQENSTVNELLRQKAELGLTNLHRPIEQFGVLLSRPAFVITSGILFMMWIGLNLDLKFTTRKPWDEPPFFWLQGLIGALGLLVAATVLVSQSRQAQLAEQRAQLQLQFIVLTEQRTAKLIQLFEELRRDLPDVRNRVDTQAEIMQQPANPEAILEALTTLDEGGDMGLPPKEEL
- a CDS encoding VOC family protein; translation: MDWKLEVVVVPVTDIDRALSFYAEQLGFKLDHDIKVGPSRRIVQLTPRGSGCSIVLGAGQAMTPGSLHGLQLTVSDVRAARAELLDHQVEVGEIQVMGSAAPRPAEPEEDLNYVGFLFFKDPDGNSWAVQQINHRPVAPK
- a CDS encoding S24 family peptidase: MFYQLGHVFPRSVPTYKPLVLSGVAYASRLEFPVSDWGVDFEAGAPLRLLPSQRTALTEAWLVSGDSMSPTIKNGDIILINPSEAYSTHLPCAFQTPYGVMVKRRGVDGRGRNCLLSDNPDVPPFYDLDEAIALGSVYAAYLGPRKIRYIG
- a CDS encoding XRE family transcriptional regulator, which translates into the protein MATAETWGMTNMPRAKRASNANLPAWARALRVRRAELGISQEEAAARSEVLNQTTISELENGKYELGNLTAARLAALARGLQWTLAELERAVGVDFGLGAYMESIQTQQMHTEYQQQPVYKLNSLVEKDATPFEYAWLPPGRGDDQAFTRALLIEDTDMERMGRSLHPDDIVFVRTDETAPIPDNLYAIVQESKVMIRRYVETSIGAAFVADSPALSGQLISPSKVTIVGHVYRVFSDFNNYGN